In Hirundo rustica isolate bHirRus1 chromosome 2, bHirRus1.pri.v3, whole genome shotgun sequence, one genomic interval encodes:
- the LOC120749386 gene encoding fibronectin type III domain-containing protein 9-like, translated as MGITVQNITGNTAMVIWPKMAGCVDSFYSIMYHPNWNSMLSSYSRKSFQKEERVPTTRSSFVVENLTPLTTYIMCVTCQSANPSSDQCRVFNTLERDPASASNTKKELALGIWLTSSVLLLIIAAVLLYGCLHLLCRRRHERLQERNRASKEEHEQPWTKSVAYTSDESSRQSQQPQDAEEKHPGGIQLATIIENPSVCNEPVMPPSKSQERVPVTGQRSATN; from the coding sequence ATGGGAATAACCGTCCAAAACATCacaggaaacacagcaatggtAATTTGGCCGAAAATGGCCGGTTGCGTCGACAGCTTTTACAGCATCATGTACCACCCTAACTGGAACAGCATGCTATCCAGCTACTCCAGAAAGAGCTTCCAGAAGGAAGAGAGGGTGCCCACCACTCGCTCCTCCTTTGTTGTGGAAAACCTGACTCCCCTCACAACGTACATCATGTGCGTGACCTGCCAGTCCGCAAACCCCTCCAGCGACCAGTGCAGGGTTTTTAACACTCTGGAACGAGACCCGGCATCGGCAAGCAACACCAAGAAAGAGCTGGCGCTGGGCATCTGGCTCACCAGCAGCGTCCTGCTCCTCATCATCGCCGCAGTCCTGCTCTACGGCTGCCTGCACCTCCTGTGCCGCAGGAGGCACGAGCGTTTGCAAGAGCGGAACAGGGCCTCCAAAGAAGAGCATGAGCAGCCATGGACCAAAAGTGTGGCGTACACCTCAGATGAGtccagcaggcagagccagcagccacAGGATGCTGAGGAAAAGCACCCAGGTGGCATCCAGCTGGCCACAATCATAGAAAATCCCTCGGTGTGCAATGAGCCCGTCATGCCACCTTCTAAAAGTCAGGAACGAgtcccagtgacaggacagcGCTCTGCTACGAATTAG